In a genomic window of Vibrio marisflavi CECT 7928:
- a CDS encoding multicopper oxidase family protein, with protein sequence MNVSTFKTLALTSLAALPLYSVASYAAQKPITLTVHNTQLKIDGHNETVYQITNSDGSNGFVGREGEDFNAIVKNDTNKPITLHWHGLVEPNKEDGVPYVTQLPIPPNGQQHYQFKLNQTGTYWMHSHVGLEEARLMGAPFIIYPKSGPQKGVKNVTMMVQDFNYNAPDQIWNALTKPNESTLKINGNEINDVPPDVLLANRHTLKQPEVIRVKVGEKIRLRFINGATDTNLYLNIGQLKNQLVAVDGQNVKPIKGNNYQVAIAQRSDVEFTIPHKGAFPILAEGEGTNLRSGIIFATEGAKIPNISEKVNKQYPEYNYKQLMSLHASKPLAKRKVDEHYTLNLTGDMTKYAWDINGKTWPNTSPLWVSKDDRVEVTLNNESMMPHPMHLHGTDFQIVSVNGKATDGPMRDTVNVLPHSKITIAFDAKNPGIWAFHCHILWHAEAGMMTTVRYRNYPAPQYYLNLTHQTATAPQA encoded by the coding sequence ATGAATGTCAGCACCTTCAAAACACTAGCTCTTACCAGCTTAGCTGCGCTGCCACTTTACTCAGTAGCAAGTTATGCAGCTCAAAAACCTATTACCCTCACCGTTCATAATACCCAACTCAAGATTGATGGACACAATGAAACGGTGTATCAGATAACCAATAGCGATGGCAGTAACGGCTTCGTAGGCCGAGAAGGTGAAGATTTTAATGCTATTGTAAAAAATGACACCAATAAGCCGATTACACTGCACTGGCATGGCCTCGTTGAACCGAACAAAGAAGACGGTGTGCCGTACGTAACTCAGTTGCCTATTCCACCTAATGGCCAGCAGCACTATCAGTTTAAACTTAACCAAACGGGCACTTACTGGATGCACTCCCACGTAGGGCTTGAGGAAGCAAGGTTAATGGGAGCGCCATTCATTATTTATCCGAAGTCAGGTCCTCAGAAGGGTGTTAAGAACGTCACTATGATGGTGCAAGATTTCAACTATAACGCACCGGATCAAATCTGGAATGCGTTAACCAAACCAAATGAATCGACACTTAAAATTAATGGCAACGAGATAAATGACGTTCCACCAGATGTTTTGCTTGCCAATCGCCATACTCTCAAACAGCCTGAAGTGATTCGAGTGAAAGTGGGAGAGAAGATTCGCTTAAGATTTATTAACGGCGCTACTGATACCAATCTCTACTTAAATATAGGGCAGCTGAAAAACCAACTTGTTGCAGTTGATGGCCAGAATGTTAAGCCAATCAAAGGTAATAACTATCAAGTTGCTATTGCTCAGCGTAGTGATGTCGAATTTACTATCCCGCACAAAGGAGCATTTCCTATTCTAGCAGAAGGCGAAGGCACCAATTTGCGTTCTGGTATTATCTTTGCGACTGAAGGTGCGAAGATCCCCAACATCTCTGAGAAAGTGAACAAACAATACCCAGAGTATAACTATAAGCAGTTGATGTCCCTGCATGCATCAAAGCCTTTAGCGAAGAGAAAAGTTGACGAGCACTACACGCTAAACCTAACCGGTGATATGACGAAATATGCGTGGGATATAAATGGAAAAACGTGGCCGAACACTTCACCTTTGTGGGTGAGTAAGGACGATAGAGTGGAAGTGACGTTAAACAATGAGTCGATGATGCCACACCCAATGCACTTGCACGGCACTGATTTCCAAATTGTTTCTGTAAACGGTAAGGCGACTGATGGGCCAATGCGGGATACGGTGAATGTGTTACCTCACTCAAAAATAACTATTGCCTTTGATGCTAAAAATCCGGGAATTTGGGCTTTCCACTGCCATATTTTATGGCATGCAGAAGCTGGAATGATGACTACGGTACGCTATCGTAATTATCCAGCACCACAATATTACCTAAATCTTACTCACCAAACAGCAACCGCACCACAAGCGTAA
- a CDS encoding class I SAM-dependent methyltransferase: MIEFTDQDVEKYSKSTVSGTGFLAYRDVEKLLSKLNLKPKRALDLGCGSGRSIGVIKDLCDSVTGCDISELALKNTHKSHPDVEVFLNDLSSKQYPSAKFDSIFSFLMFCHVDSLQSMSQELERCYNSLNEGGFLLIVKPNRAVAVADFSSVQGVGTPPELEGDCFNVHLKNVDLVVEDVYWKPETIQQECEKLGFSYLALHQPLGEIADNQPYRDEYHESPYFYLVMQK, from the coding sequence ATGATCGAATTTACAGACCAGGATGTTGAAAAATACTCCAAAAGTACTGTATCAGGGACAGGATTCTTAGCGTACCGAGATGTCGAAAAACTGCTATCAAAACTAAATTTAAAGCCGAAAAGAGCTTTGGATTTAGGATGTGGGAGCGGGCGATCCATCGGTGTGATTAAAGACTTATGCGATAGCGTCACAGGATGTGACATCAGCGAACTCGCATTGAAAAACACTCATAAGAGCCACCCAGACGTTGAGGTATTCCTAAACGACTTATCGAGCAAGCAATACCCTAGCGCAAAGTTTGATTCTATCTTTTCCTTTCTTATGTTTTGCCACGTCGATTCTCTTCAATCTATGAGCCAAGAGCTGGAGCGTTGTTACAACTCACTTAATGAAGGTGGGTTTCTTCTTATCGTGAAGCCGAATCGAGCTGTTGCAGTTGCCGACTTTTCCAGTGTGCAAGGAGTGGGAACCCCACCAGAATTGGAGGGCGATTGCTTTAATGTTCACCTGAAAAACGTTGATCTGGTTGTCGAAGATGTTTATTGGAAACCAGAAACTATCCAACAAGAGTGCGAAAAGCTTGGCTTCAGTTATTTGGCATTGCATCAGCCATTAGGTGAAATCGCAGACAATCAACCGTATCGAGATGAGTACCACGAATCTCCGTATTTTTATTTAGTTATGCAGAAGTAG
- a CDS encoding response regulator yields the protein MLSKILIIDDSELSLSVMKALIQESYLSERVSLTLCKNTVDAKEFIEKQDFDLIITDIVMPEISGYELISHIKEHYQTPVLAISSGYGKDDPALVLETAKELGADKVLFKFHLQQELVNTVSLYVQQAA from the coding sequence ATGTTGAGTAAGATACTGATTATTGATGATTCAGAGCTTAGCTTGAGTGTCATGAAAGCTCTAATCCAAGAAAGCTATTTATCTGAAAGGGTTTCTCTGACTCTTTGCAAAAATACAGTTGATGCTAAAGAGTTCATTGAAAAACAAGATTTTGACTTAATTATTACCGATATTGTCATGCCAGAGATTAGTGGCTATGAATTAATTTCTCACATAAAAGAGCACTATCAAACACCAGTGTTAGCCATATCATCTGGCTATGGTAAAGATGATCCAGCACTGGTGCTCGAAACAGCTAAAGAGTTAGGGGCTGACAAAGTTTTGTTTAAGTTCCACTTGCAGCAAGAGTTGGTCAATACAGTAAGCCTATATGTACAGCAAGCGGCCTAA
- a CDS encoding queuosine precursor transporter: MEQYIDINGQKILLTQELIDSNPDILNKIDGKSAYFAGRARGCYEFDKIDYTVRKQEYKYILPLSIMLVMVMIVSNILSSKLVSLYGFTITGGMFIYPLSYIFDYVITDVYGFQYARRVVWSAFFSMIFFTFCIWLVIVLPPSKFWHLQSSYSIVFGNMIRTYFASSVTFLFSFMISSYVFQKVKVKKRGFLFQRILRSLLVSEMVDTGLFCLIAFYGVWPIENMLHFLVFSFCTKVVYEVIMYPIVTKRVIDWFKRAEQSDMLDSNTNFSPFRWEVDYNQDNNLFRA, from the coding sequence GTGGAACAATATATTGATATTAATGGCCAAAAAATCCTTTTGACTCAGGAGTTGATTGACTCAAACCCAGACATCTTGAATAAGATTGATGGCAAGTCAGCCTATTTTGCTGGCAGAGCAAGAGGGTGCTATGAATTCGACAAAATTGACTACACCGTTCGAAAGCAAGAGTACAAATACATACTCCCACTATCAATCATGCTGGTGATGGTGATGATTGTCAGCAATATTCTGTCTAGTAAGCTGGTGTCACTGTATGGTTTTACCATCACTGGCGGCATGTTCATTTATCCACTTTCATACATCTTCGACTACGTCATTACTGATGTATACGGATTCCAATACGCCCGTAGGGTCGTGTGGAGTGCCTTCTTTTCCATGATCTTTTTTACGTTTTGTATCTGGCTTGTGATTGTTTTGCCACCTTCTAAGTTTTGGCATTTGCAAAGCTCTTATAGCATTGTTTTCGGCAACATGATCCGAACCTACTTTGCTTCGTCAGTAACATTTTTATTTTCATTTATGATTTCAAGTTACGTGTTTCAAAAAGTGAAGGTGAAAAAGCGTGGATTCTTATTCCAACGTATTTTGCGCTCTCTATTGGTTTCAGAGATGGTTGATACTGGGCTGTTTTGTTTAATCGCTTTCTATGGTGTGTGGCCAATTGAAAATATGCTGCACTTTTTGGTCTTTTCGTTCTGCACTAAAGTTGTGTATGAAGTGATCATGTATCCAATCGTGACCAAACGAGTCATTGACTGGTTTAAGCGTGCAGAACAAAGCGACATGCTAGACAGCAATACCAACTTTTCACCGTTCCGATGGGAAGTTGACTACAATCAAGACAACAACTTGTTTCGAGCTTAA
- a CDS encoding NADH:flavin oxidoreductase: MKRFLPLHTGAGDLINRLVVPPMASQTATTEGIATDKTIAHYDKLARSGAGLVMVEYSFVDVTGRSEANQLGAHVDECIDGISKIAAVIHSHGVKAGFQLTHCGGKAQLDICPELMGPSGITVPAYDRTLPKPKAMTLQDMLGLKASFIAAAKRVEKAGFDFVELHCAHGYGLNQILSPVTNQRDDQYGGSLESRARLITEIIQQIKLETKLGIMVRVPGQDLYPEGLTQQDMEQICRLFVKAGVDIIDVSSGIGGWNRPKDRRGEGYLVDESSYLKQAKLNVPVIGVGGIETAEYIEYALHSGRLDLAAVGRAILKDPVAFNEAVMQQAVPA, translated from the coding sequence ATGAAACGTTTTTTACCCCTACATACTGGTGCTGGTGACCTAATTAATCGTTTAGTGGTGCCACCCATGGCCTCTCAAACAGCAACCACAGAAGGTATCGCAACTGACAAAACTATCGCGCACTACGATAAACTTGCTAGATCTGGTGCTGGCCTAGTGATGGTGGAGTATAGCTTTGTTGATGTGACTGGCCGAAGTGAAGCTAATCAGTTAGGTGCGCACGTAGATGAATGCATCGATGGGATTAGCAAGATTGCCGCAGTAATACATTCTCATGGAGTAAAAGCTGGGTTTCAACTTACTCACTGCGGCGGAAAGGCTCAGCTGGATATTTGCCCTGAATTAATGGGGCCATCAGGTATTACAGTACCAGCATATGATCGCACGTTACCTAAGCCGAAAGCGATGACATTGCAAGATATGCTTGGATTAAAAGCATCGTTTATTGCAGCTGCGAAACGGGTAGAAAAAGCGGGCTTTGACTTTGTAGAACTTCACTGTGCTCACGGGTACGGGTTGAACCAAATACTGTCACCAGTCACGAATCAAAGAGATGATCAATATGGTGGAAGCCTTGAAAGTCGCGCTCGCTTGATTACCGAAATTATTCAACAAATAAAGCTTGAAACTAAGCTTGGTATAATGGTGCGAGTACCAGGACAGGATCTATATCCCGAAGGGCTAACTCAACAGGATATGGAACAAATCTGTCGCCTATTTGTTAAAGCCGGTGTTGATATTATCGATGTGTCTTCGGGTATTGGCGGGTGGAATCGCCCCAAAGATCGTCGTGGAGAAGGGTATTTGGTCGATGAGTCGAGCTATCTTAAGCAAGCAAAGCTTAATGTGCCTGTCATTGGTGTTGGTGGTATAGAAACGGCAGAATACATTGAATATGCATTGCACAGTGGCCGACTGGATTTGGCTGCCGTCGGGCGAGCAATTCTTAAAGACCCAGTCGCGTTTAACGAAGCAGTGATGCAACAAGCAGTTCCAGCATAA
- a CDS encoding phosphatase PAP2 family protein — MYIGTYFKVYGRKCLSRFSLAFMFLVSIPAHATSTDDWGTVSDVGSTGLVVAALALPTFNGDWLGLQQASASIVTASGVALLGKSVVNKTRPDGSDQKSFISNHTSTAFSAATTMSIRYGWQVAIPAYSVAALTGVGRVKADRHYWEDALLGAAVGSLAAWAFTTPSQNQLQIIPWASRSEAGVMVAMNW; from the coding sequence ATGTATATAGGGACATATTTTAAGGTGTATGGGCGAAAATGCCTGTCGAGGTTCAGCTTAGCGTTTATGTTTTTGGTTTCGATACCAGCGCATGCAACTAGTACTGATGATTGGGGAACGGTCAGTGATGTGGGTTCGACAGGTTTGGTTGTCGCTGCACTCGCGTTACCAACATTTAACGGTGATTGGCTTGGCCTTCAGCAAGCCAGTGCCAGTATTGTCACGGCTTCCGGTGTTGCGTTGTTAGGTAAATCGGTGGTCAATAAAACCCGACCAGATGGCTCGGATCAGAAAAGCTTTATTTCCAATCATACTTCAACTGCGTTTTCCGCAGCGACAACAATGAGCATTCGCTATGGCTGGCAAGTTGCGATCCCTGCATACAGTGTTGCAGCTCTAACAGGTGTCGGTCGTGTCAAAGCAGATAGGCACTACTGGGAAGACGCGCTATTGGGCGCCGCAGTTGGTTCACTAGCAGCTTGGGCATTTACCACGCCTTCACAGAATCAGCTACAAATCATCCCATGGGCGAGTCGTAGTGAAGCTGGTGTGATGGTTGCGATGAATTGGTAA
- a CDS encoding ABC transporter substrate-binding protein: MRYWMALVYLRNTLAVNHPQNLSLESITDALACSKRNAQLVIKKLSEQNIIDWQPSVGRGNLPIITLLKDVRQTIDAEATHLLQKGKIELAMKLVEKGKQEQFLANYLAVPTAKPLSKHILRVPFYRGTHCLDPISIARRTEQHIANHLYAKLIRFDSETAMYTGDLALNWSESSGGVHVTLRKGITFHDGSRISSADIKVHYERLMNSKNHNAKLYSCISKIEVKDEYRISFYSSFSSSFIKKLLSFDPMGITKYENEKLLGSGPFYLAEQTEWRTYLKVYESYHGWRPWVDGVEIWNIGDKAKDFLLNSDVVHGREVTANMDKMFHQRQQWEKGSVYLLLNQKHNSWLAVRENSKAIMTLISSLGLPAMLDNSGICQANGMLKRECSDVDAYRHSEVKNLIPPLNTTLKIVTYQLSDNICFAEHVQSGLQQHGINSELEVVEFPVFNRPETIANADIVISGEVFNEDLEMAWMEWLFANNSLENCMTNRHRNLIWQQTKNVLNLATLKEKLCAFEELEQSLIEQYVYQPIFHIKQNLSFAESISSSQMLANGWIDFNTVTIRSSSTLP; this comes from the coding sequence ATGCGTTATTGGATGGCATTGGTTTATTTAAGGAATACACTAGCGGTAAATCACCCTCAAAACCTCTCTCTAGAATCAATAACAGATGCTCTAGCTTGCTCAAAGCGCAATGCTCAACTTGTGATTAAGAAACTGTCCGAGCAAAACATTATTGATTGGCAACCCAGCGTTGGACGAGGAAACCTACCGATAATTACTTTGCTTAAAGACGTGAGGCAGACAATCGATGCCGAAGCTACGCACCTCCTTCAGAAAGGCAAAATAGAGCTGGCTATGAAGCTGGTTGAAAAAGGTAAGCAGGAGCAATTTTTAGCGAACTATCTAGCTGTGCCAACTGCAAAGCCTCTGTCTAAACACATATTGCGTGTTCCCTTTTATAGAGGGACACATTGTTTAGACCCGATCTCCATTGCTCGTCGAACTGAACAGCACATTGCTAACCATTTGTATGCAAAGTTGATTAGGTTTGACAGTGAGACAGCCATGTACACAGGTGACTTAGCTCTAAACTGGAGCGAGAGTTCTGGGGGTGTACATGTGACTTTAAGAAAAGGCATCACTTTTCACGACGGTTCACGGATATCGAGTGCTGATATTAAAGTGCATTATGAAAGGTTAATGAACTCAAAGAACCATAACGCTAAGCTCTACAGTTGCATTTCAAAAATCGAAGTGAAGGATGAGTACCGCATATCGTTTTACAGTAGTTTTTCATCATCGTTTATAAAAAAGCTGCTTTCGTTTGATCCTATGGGAATTACCAAATACGAAAATGAAAAATTGCTTGGCTCTGGGCCATTTTACTTAGCGGAACAGACGGAGTGGCGAACATATTTGAAGGTCTACGAATCGTATCATGGCTGGCGCCCTTGGGTAGATGGCGTCGAAATATGGAATATTGGTGACAAAGCGAAAGACTTTTTGCTCAACAGTGACGTGGTGCATGGAAGGGAAGTGACAGCTAATATGGATAAAATGTTTCATCAGCGTCAGCAATGGGAAAAAGGCTCGGTTTATTTGCTTTTAAACCAAAAGCACAACAGCTGGCTGGCAGTTCGAGAAAACAGTAAAGCAATCATGACGCTAATATCTTCCCTAGGGTTGCCCGCTATGCTGGACAACTCTGGTATTTGCCAAGCCAACGGTATGCTTAAACGAGAGTGCTCAGATGTTGATGCTTATCGGCATAGTGAGGTAAAAAATCTAATACCACCTTTAAATACGACGCTAAAAATCGTCACTTACCAACTCTCGGACAACATATGTTTTGCAGAGCATGTGCAAAGTGGATTACAGCAACATGGGATAAACAGCGAACTGGAGGTTGTAGAATTCCCAGTTTTTAATCGTCCAGAAACGATAGCCAACGCAGATATTGTCATCTCTGGGGAGGTGTTCAACGAAGACTTGGAAATGGCTTGGATGGAGTGGTTATTTGCAAATAATTCCTTGGAAAACTGCATGACAAATAGGCATCGAAATTTGATTTGGCAGCAGACAAAAAATGTATTGAACCTAGCGACGTTAAAAGAAAAGCTTTGCGCTTTTGAAGAGCTTGAACAATCACTTATTGAGCAGTATGTTTATCAACCGATCTTTCATATAAAGCAAAATTTAAGCTTTGCCGAGTCTATTAGTTCTAGTCAGATGTTAGCGAATGGCTGGATAGATTTTAATACCGTAACAATCAGATCTAGCTCAACTTTACCTTAG
- a CDS encoding substrate-binding periplasmic protein: MKWISKLSLIIGFCFGMMGVSQASDFSKLDYLTEEFPPYNFKEGNQAGGIAVDLLMAMAKQANVPLTKGDVRVYSWARAYDMTLKGPNKVLFSTTRAAKREDLFKWAGPIASLRVTLIGKKDAGIEINSADQMKNYKIGVVNEDYGEQLLRDAGVPEKQIDQLTKPDQIAKKLISGRLQLWAYDEITAFMLIKRNGGDTSQFKSYYVLNEGQLYYALSKDVDDSTVASMQKALDAVKASGEYDKILSKYK, translated from the coding sequence ATGAAATGGATATCAAAACTATCTTTAATCATTGGTTTTTGCTTTGGGATGATGGGAGTTTCTCAGGCGAGCGATTTTTCCAAACTTGACTATTTAACCGAAGAGTTTCCACCGTACAACTTTAAAGAAGGTAATCAGGCTGGTGGTATTGCCGTGGATTTGCTGATGGCAATGGCTAAGCAAGCCAATGTTCCTCTTACAAAAGGAGATGTGAGGGTGTACTCATGGGCGAGGGCGTATGATATGACGCTTAAAGGCCCGAACAAGGTGCTATTTTCTACAACCAGAGCGGCTAAACGTGAAGACCTATTTAAATGGGCTGGCCCAATCGCATCGCTGCGCGTCACTCTCATCGGTAAAAAAGATGCTGGAATCGAAATAAATAGTGCTGATCAGATGAAAAACTACAAAATTGGTGTGGTCAACGAAGATTATGGTGAGCAACTTCTTAGAGACGCTGGTGTCCCAGAGAAGCAAATTGACCAGTTGACCAAGCCTGACCAGATTGCCAAGAAATTGATATCGGGCCGCTTACAGCTGTGGGCGTATGATGAAATCACGGCGTTCATGTTGATTAAAAGAAACGGTGGTGATACCAGTCAATTTAAATCTTATTATGTATTGAACGAGGGGCAGCTTTATTATGCGCTCAGCAAAGATGTCGATGACTCCACTGTGGCTTCTATGCAAAAAGCGTTAGATGCGGTCAAAGCATCAGGTGAATACGATAAAATCCTTTCTAAATATAAGTAA
- a CDS encoding LysR family transcriptional regulator has product MKIDDLVIFVEVAKAPSLRSAACKLNVQPGTLSKTIKRVESYYQQELFSRSSSHWKLTSAGETLFQRAIELIAINDKIERELGKPRRPHLRICGSETLLSYFVPQLVQRMVDKELNATLETKTAQDLEALRKHDADLALVARLNEQTPVERQIAAQPIKHVNFVTVANSHHPLAQLCEEPINIKDVLKYPFIVPSSPIYGSMDAHRSLDGWHDEHFSRLITARVDTASMLIAMIKSKPLLAYLPDYMAKEHKLHIIDIVGCPYTCKQTIWLCRHKQIHHHWIHIFD; this is encoded by the coding sequence ATGAAAATCGATGATTTAGTTATATTTGTTGAAGTCGCGAAAGCTCCTAGTTTACGAAGTGCTGCATGCAAGCTAAATGTACAACCCGGCACACTATCAAAAACGATTAAAAGAGTAGAGAGCTACTATCAACAAGAATTGTTTAGTCGATCCAGCAGTCACTGGAAGCTCACTTCTGCAGGTGAAACGCTTTTCCAGCGTGCTATCGAGCTTATTGCTATCAACGATAAAATTGAGCGAGAGCTAGGTAAACCTAGGCGGCCACATTTAAGAATTTGTGGCTCAGAAACCTTGTTGAGCTACTTTGTCCCACAGTTGGTGCAACGTATGGTTGATAAGGAACTTAACGCAACACTAGAAACCAAGACAGCTCAAGATTTAGAAGCACTTCGTAAACACGATGCCGATTTAGCGCTAGTTGCTCGGTTAAACGAGCAAACTCCTGTTGAAAGGCAAATCGCTGCTCAGCCAATTAAGCATGTCAACTTCGTAACTGTTGCCAATTCCCACCACCCACTTGCACAACTATGCGAAGAACCCATCAACATAAAAGATGTATTGAAATATCCCTTTATCGTCCCGTCATCTCCAATCTACGGCAGCATGGACGCTCACCGTAGCCTAGATGGATGGCATGACGAACATTTCAGTCGCTTAATTACAGCACGAGTAGACACCGCTTCAATGCTTATAGCCATGATCAAATCCAAACCACTTCTTGCTTACCTACCCGATTACATGGCGAAAGAACACAAACTTCATATCATCGACATTGTGGGTTGTCCGTATACTTGTAAACAAACAATATGGCTTTGCAGACACAAGCAAATTCATCACCACTGGATACATATATTCGATTAA
- a CDS encoding helix-turn-helix domain-containing protein: MVRSECKSMAERFLWALEQKGISQRELARRLDTNPVFLSKLGTGKSKKTRMVVDIALELDVTPEWLEYGIENNRTHIELSCEEMRSANQTFLSKVAEKLNTSSLSINEIHEKTQIPIETVYHIKSGQHNLSLVEALLLCDLFNSPIYEMIKAEPQANRIPLIGGRDIIDNVVAAKRMMEVEFDSDSQHLIGICNDGSFTGHYLNQGNVVIIDPEIKSFNIKNGDSCLFLSDDKIDIGLKNAGEVRSLNYFTHVYDLSKVQIIGKVAFLELNPISSDTSSLLKEERDRLIKTIQKIIPDGTLIPQLS; the protein is encoded by the coding sequence TTGGTTCGTTCCGAGTGTAAAAGCATGGCCGAGCGTTTTTTATGGGCGCTTGAACAAAAAGGCATCTCACAAAGAGAGTTAGCAAGGAGACTCGATACTAATCCAGTCTTTCTCAGCAAATTAGGTACAGGCAAATCTAAGAAGACCAGAATGGTGGTTGACATTGCTTTAGAGCTCGACGTCACTCCTGAATGGTTAGAGTATGGCATCGAAAATAACCGAACACATATCGAGCTTAGCTGCGAAGAAATGCGCTCTGCCAATCAAACTTTTCTTTCTAAAGTCGCTGAAAAACTCAACACATCGTCATTGAGTATCAATGAGATACATGAAAAAACGCAAATCCCAATAGAGACCGTTTACCATATTAAGTCAGGACAACATAATCTCTCTTTAGTTGAAGCTTTATTGTTATGTGACTTATTCAACAGCCCTATCTACGAGATGATCAAAGCTGAGCCACAAGCCAATCGTATCCCGCTCATCGGCGGAAGAGATATTATCGACAATGTCGTGGCTGCAAAGCGCATGATGGAAGTCGAGTTTGACTCTGACAGCCAACACCTTATCGGCATTTGTAACGATGGCTCTTTTACAGGGCACTACCTAAACCAAGGTAATGTCGTCATCATCGATCCTGAGATCAAATCATTTAACATTAAGAACGGTGATTCGTGCTTGTTTTTAAGCGACGATAAGATAGATATTGGTTTGAAAAATGCTGGGGAAGTAAGAAGCTTAAATTACTTTACTCACGTTTACGACTTGTCAAAAGTACAGATCATCGGCAAAGTAGCTTTCTTAGAACTCAATCCAATATCTTCTGACACTAGCAGTTTACTGAAAGAAGAAAGGGATAGGCTGATAAAGACCATCCAGAAAATCATTCCAGATGGCACTTTAATTCCTCAACTGAGCTAA
- a CDS encoding ABC transporter substrate-binding protein, which yields MNALFRVITLLLVSIGTCFAHPGTIHITFISPNPDDQDFWGITHNFARASAKDLNIDLDIVYSATNRYAYLKNVRQACASIDKPDYLVAVFHRAIAEDILFIAEECQIPIFMVNAGIPKEDKATIGNIRENYKFFIGHMAPSEHFAGYLLGKQLIKSARDKSLSDTIEIVGISGRRDGPEALARNEGLKQAAREQNVLLHQIVFADWSGDKAGKQAAELIKRYPNVSIIWAASDHMSINVKNTIDRVGSSDKVITGGIDWTKDGINAVRSGLLEASVGGHFAELGFTMVLLYDHYHGIDFISEYPSTIYSEMHLLSRENIAQHYDFITNQDWEKVDFTRFSKAFNPDIKQYDSSFDNLNQ from the coding sequence ATGAACGCGTTGTTTAGAGTTATTACGTTATTGCTTGTTTCTATCGGTACTTGCTTTGCTCATCCCGGGACCATTCATATTACCTTTATTTCTCCAAACCCTGATGATCAAGATTTTTGGGGAATCACGCATAATTTCGCACGAGCCAGCGCTAAAGATCTGAATATAGATTTGGACATCGTCTATTCAGCGACCAATCGATATGCGTATTTAAAAAATGTGCGGCAAGCGTGTGCATCTATCGATAAACCCGACTATTTAGTGGCAGTTTTTCATAGGGCAATCGCAGAGGATATTTTATTTATTGCAGAGGAATGCCAAATTCCAATCTTTATGGTCAATGCAGGCATACCGAAAGAAGACAAAGCAACCATCGGTAATATCAGAGAAAACTATAAGTTTTTTATTGGTCACATGGCGCCTAGTGAGCATTTTGCAGGTTACTTGTTGGGTAAGCAATTGATAAAGTCTGCGAGGGATAAATCATTAAGTGACACAATTGAAATTGTTGGCATTTCTGGGCGGCGTGATGGACCTGAAGCGTTGGCTAGAAATGAAGGTTTGAAGCAAGCTGCGCGAGAGCAGAATGTCCTGCTGCATCAAATTGTCTTTGCTGATTGGAGTGGTGATAAGGCGGGAAAGCAAGCTGCAGAGTTGATCAAACGATATCCAAACGTATCGATAATCTGGGCTGCTAGCGATCACATGTCAATCAATGTAAAAAACACGATTGATAGGGTAGGCAGTAGCGACAAGGTAATTACTGGTGGGATTGATTGGACAAAAGATGGTATCAATGCTGTGCGCAGTGGTCTGTTGGAGGCTTCAGTCGGCGGACATTTTGCTGAGTTAGGTTTTACTATGGTATTGCTTTATGACCACTATCACGGCATAGACTTTATATCTGAGTACCCTTCAACAATCTATTCTGAGATGCATTTATTGTCTCGCGAGAATATTGCTCAGCATTACGATTTTATTACTAACCAAGATTGGGAAAAAGTCGATTTTACTCGTTTTTCAAAGGCATTTAATCCCGATATTAAACAGTATGACTCTTCATTTGATAATTTAAATCAGTAA